A single window of Archangium gephyra DNA harbors:
- a CDS encoding PilZ domain-containing protein, which yields MSANLWVEQFRALHARARKGQMPEDEKRRYAAAREQFARALTAAQGMRLPPGQSARRTFRIAQGLQVDLAFASGPVRAMTLDVSVGGFSVMLHKPPVESEEPDFTLRLPGNQEPVKGKAKMVSAQRKIGTHRVSFSMHGVAEKDTERLETALFDMALERIK from the coding sequence ATGAGCGCCAATCTGTGGGTGGAGCAGTTCCGGGCGCTCCATGCGAGGGCGCGCAAGGGGCAGATGCCCGAGGACGAGAAGCGGCGTTACGCCGCGGCCCGGGAGCAGTTCGCGCGGGCGCTGACGGCGGCCCAGGGCATGCGCCTGCCGCCCGGCCAGTCCGCGCGCCGCACCTTCCGCATTGCCCAGGGGCTGCAGGTGGACCTGGCCTTCGCCTCGGGCCCCGTGCGGGCCATGACGCTGGATGTGTCGGTGGGTGGCTTCTCGGTGATGCTGCACAAGCCGCCCGTCGAGTCGGAGGAGCCGGACTTCACGCTGCGGCTGCCGGGCAACCAGGAGCCCGTGAAGGGCAAGGCGAAGATGGTGTCGGCTCAGCGCAAGATTGGCACCCACCGCGTCTCGTTCTCCATGCACGGCGTGGCCGAGAAGGACACGGAGCGGCTGGAGACGGCGCTGTTCGACATGGCGCTGGAGCGCATCAAGTAG
- a CDS encoding metallophosphoesterase, with protein sequence MASGTETLTAPPGAPAAPPQRPQGRKMVRWFDPFVLLKAGVRSTISKTIGEQADRRLLDALVAPKVEPSDFSVDEAGRPREELWFDYVADLGDGWDSTYAVAQTVSRPTLTLTDETGTAYETHKGEVLVFGGDEVYPEASVKEYQERTVRPWQAAMRGQGPAPHLFAIPGNHDWYDGLVSFMRLFCQGRQPAGWRTHQRRSYFAVKLPHGWWLLGTDMQLASDLDEPQVQYFQELAKQMKEEDRLILCLAEPAWLVGQVRPPGERTYLDNNLDFLEQQVLGKKVSVFLTGDIHHYRRHANAEGRQKIIAGGGGAFLHPTHVPRKEAALPDGFTARKTFPAPEESRRLCWRNLGFLGHNPSFGVFTGLLYLLLAWMQVADLREGGTVAWKLSRVLGAALVNPGVLLLAVMLVLGMMGLADGRFGRGRWVAGLVHGVAHLAASLFVFWGAFALTGALLPLGSVPQELLGAVLVFAGGFLLGPTLMGVYLLISLNGFGAHANEAFSSLTIPDWKNFLRLRIDREGRLWLYPIGLRRVPRAWKRGETVREPEWVADDKDATPPELIEPPIVIGAARSTAPRVAGRSSPEYAGPAAP encoded by the coding sequence ATGGCCTCGGGTACAGAAACCCTCACCGCGCCCCCCGGCGCACCCGCCGCGCCGCCCCAGCGTCCCCAGGGCCGGAAGATGGTGCGCTGGTTCGATCCGTTCGTGCTCCTCAAGGCGGGCGTGCGCTCCACCATCTCCAAGACCATCGGGGAGCAGGCGGATCGCCGGCTGCTCGATGCGCTGGTGGCCCCGAAGGTGGAGCCGAGCGACTTCTCGGTGGACGAGGCGGGGAGGCCGCGCGAGGAGCTGTGGTTCGACTACGTGGCGGACCTGGGGGACGGCTGGGACTCCACGTACGCGGTGGCACAGACGGTGTCGAGGCCCACGCTGACGCTGACGGACGAGACGGGCACCGCCTACGAGACGCATAAGGGTGAGGTGCTCGTGTTCGGCGGGGACGAGGTGTACCCGGAGGCGAGCGTGAAGGAGTACCAGGAGCGCACCGTGCGGCCCTGGCAAGCGGCGATGCGGGGGCAGGGGCCGGCGCCGCACCTGTTCGCGATTCCCGGCAACCACGACTGGTATGACGGGCTGGTGTCCTTCATGCGGCTGTTCTGTCAGGGGCGACAGCCGGCGGGGTGGAGGACGCACCAGCGGCGCAGCTACTTCGCGGTGAAGCTACCGCATGGCTGGTGGCTGCTCGGCACGGACATGCAGCTCGCGTCGGACCTCGACGAGCCGCAGGTGCAATACTTCCAGGAGCTGGCGAAGCAGATGAAGGAGGAGGATCGCCTCATCCTCTGCCTGGCGGAGCCGGCGTGGCTGGTGGGGCAGGTGCGCCCACCGGGAGAGCGGACGTACCTGGACAACAACCTGGACTTCCTCGAGCAGCAGGTGCTGGGCAAGAAGGTGAGCGTCTTCCTGACGGGAGACATCCACCACTACCGGCGGCACGCCAACGCGGAGGGGCGGCAGAAGATCATCGCGGGGGGAGGCGGGGCCTTCCTGCACCCGACGCACGTGCCCCGGAAGGAGGCCGCGCTGCCGGACGGCTTCACCGCGCGCAAGACGTTCCCGGCGCCCGAGGAGTCCAGGCGGCTGTGCTGGCGCAACCTGGGGTTCCTCGGGCACAACCCGAGCTTCGGCGTGTTCACCGGGCTGCTGTACCTGCTGCTGGCGTGGATGCAGGTGGCGGATCTGCGTGAGGGCGGCACGGTGGCGTGGAAGCTGTCGCGGGTGCTGGGCGCGGCGCTCGTCAACCCGGGCGTGCTGCTGCTCGCGGTGATGCTGGTGCTGGGGATGATGGGGCTGGCGGATGGGCGCTTCGGCCGGGGGCGCTGGGTGGCGGGGCTGGTGCATGGGGTGGCGCACCTGGCCGCGTCGCTCTTCGTCTTCTGGGGGGCCTTCGCGCTCACGGGGGCCCTGCTGCCGCTCGGGAGCGTTCCGCAGGAGCTGCTCGGGGCGGTGCTCGTCTTCGCCGGAGGCTTCCTGCTGGGGCCGACGCTCATGGGCGTCTACCTGCTCATCTCGCTCAATGGCTTCGGGGCGCACGCCAACGAGGCGTTCTCCTCGCTGACCATTCCGGACTGGAAGAACTTCCTGCGGCTGCGCATCGACCGGGAGGGGCGCCTGTGGCTCTACCCGATTGGACTGAGGCGGGTGCCTCGCGCCTGGAAGCGGGGGGAGACGGTGCGGGAGCCGGAGTGGGTGGCCGATGACAAGGACGCCACGCCCCCGGAGCTCATCGAGCCGCCCATCGTCATCGGCGCGGCGCGCTCCACGGCCCCCCGCGTGGCGGGGCGGAGCTCCCCGGAGTACGCCGGACCCGCGGCACCGTAG
- a CDS encoding ATP-binding protein — protein MAFKALPEAAYLLDEAGRVLACSTLGASVLGMPPELLLGQQWTGLALGAEEGALLESGRGVAMATGAPHAVEGTWLGEHGPRPHTFCFTPLREGEGPVRVLVTVRPLTEAEAVHSRALALEQAARAEVEAAERRQSFLYQAMTTLFAHPPDPQGMYTLLAHLAVPDLADWCLVDAVEQGAWVSRVAVAHLDPTQFEQARALTKRFERREAPVGVLRVLHTGEPELVPAVTDSLLRAAASEPEHPALLSRLQARSYMIIPLKARGHTLGAVTFVSSASGRRYGPSDLALAEDLCVRASLAIDNARLFGESRRATRAREDLLAVVSHDLKNPLGVVQLASALLLRGAQGKPGSEPVLKQAGRIQAAADRMGRLISDLLDWGRIEAGGLPLEPSEQHVSSLVMEALESVRPLAEARGLKVTAELPDEDMGVTCDRTRVLQVLGNLLGNALKFTPEGGVLTAGARVHRGEVQLWVRDTGSGIRAEALPHVFERYWQAKDAESRGTGLGLYIAKGIVEAHGGRIWAESQLGKGSTFTFTLPMASTSLQKTSHPSL, from the coding sequence ATGGCCTTCAAGGCCCTGCCGGAAGCGGCCTACCTCCTGGACGAGGCCGGACGGGTACTCGCGTGCAGCACCCTGGGGGCGAGCGTCCTGGGCATGCCGCCGGAGCTGCTGCTCGGCCAGCAATGGACCGGGTTGGCGCTCGGCGCCGAGGAAGGGGCCCTGCTGGAGTCCGGGCGGGGGGTGGCCATGGCCACGGGAGCACCGCACGCGGTGGAGGGCACGTGGTTGGGCGAGCACGGCCCCCGGCCCCACACCTTCTGCTTCACGCCGCTGCGCGAGGGCGAGGGCCCGGTGCGGGTGCTGGTGACGGTGCGTCCGCTCACCGAGGCCGAGGCCGTGCATTCGCGGGCCCTGGCGCTGGAGCAGGCGGCCCGCGCGGAGGTGGAGGCGGCCGAGCGCCGGCAGTCCTTCCTGTACCAGGCGATGACGACGCTCTTCGCGCACCCGCCGGATCCGCAGGGCATGTACACGCTGCTGGCGCACCTGGCGGTGCCGGACCTGGCGGACTGGTGCCTGGTGGACGCGGTGGAGCAGGGCGCGTGGGTGTCGCGCGTGGCGGTGGCGCACCTGGACCCGACGCAATTCGAGCAGGCCCGGGCGCTGACGAAGCGCTTCGAGCGGCGCGAGGCCCCGGTGGGCGTGCTGCGGGTGCTGCACACGGGCGAGCCGGAGCTGGTGCCGGCGGTGACGGACTCGCTGTTGCGCGCGGCGGCCTCGGAGCCGGAGCACCCGGCGCTGCTGAGCCGGTTGCAGGCGCGCTCGTACATGATCATCCCGCTGAAGGCGCGGGGGCACACGCTGGGGGCGGTGACGTTCGTGTCCTCGGCCTCGGGGCGGCGCTACGGCCCGAGCGACCTGGCGCTGGCGGAGGACCTGTGCGTGCGGGCGAGCCTGGCCATCGACAACGCGCGGCTCTTCGGTGAGTCGAGGCGGGCGACGCGGGCGCGCGAGGACTTGCTGGCGGTGGTGAGCCACGACCTGAAGAACCCGCTGGGGGTGGTGCAGCTGGCCTCGGCGCTGCTGCTGCGGGGAGCGCAGGGCAAACCGGGGAGCGAGCCGGTGCTGAAGCAGGCGGGCCGCATCCAGGCGGCGGCGGACCGGATGGGGCGGCTCATCTCGGACCTGCTGGACTGGGGACGCATCGAAGCGGGCGGACTGCCGCTGGAGCCCTCGGAGCAGCACGTGTCCTCGCTGGTGATGGAGGCGCTGGAGAGCGTGAGGCCGCTGGCGGAGGCGCGGGGGCTGAAGGTGACGGCGGAGCTGCCGGACGAGGACATGGGGGTGACGTGCGACCGGACGCGGGTGCTGCAGGTGTTGGGCAACCTGCTGGGCAACGCGTTGAAGTTCACGCCGGAGGGAGGAGTGCTGACGGCGGGGGCGCGGGTGCACCGGGGCGAGGTGCAGCTGTGGGTGAGGGACACGGGCTCGGGCATCCGGGCCGAGGCGCTGCCGCACGTCTTCGAGCGGTACTGGCAGGCGAAGGACGCGGAGAGCCGGGGAACGGGGCTGGGGCTGTACATCGCGAAGGGCATCGTCGAGGCGCACGGCGGCCGCATCTGGGCGGAGAGCCAGTTGGGCAAGGGAAGCACGTTCACCTTCACGCTGCCCATGGCGAGCACGAGCCTCCAGAAGACGTCCCACCCGTCGCTGTAG
- a CDS encoding PilZ domain-containing protein has product MGVIQFIDEFRALHTRARQGKLGESERQDYVAKREQFARALLNAQGLMLDGAEARRHYRVAHQLPVELQMAYGNVWTNTLDISAGGFSVTLPHAVDVKERPSALLYLPDGSTLAGRVRVVSQFQRADKHRASFAFMDLTERESELLEGFLIDFALERVGITPP; this is encoded by the coding sequence ATGGGCGTGATCCAGTTCATCGATGAGTTCCGCGCGCTCCACACGAGGGCGCGGCAGGGGAAGCTGGGGGAATCCGAGCGCCAGGACTACGTGGCCAAGCGCGAGCAGTTCGCGCGGGCCCTGCTGAACGCCCAGGGGCTGATGCTCGACGGCGCCGAGGCCCGGCGTCACTACCGCGTGGCGCACCAGCTGCCGGTGGAGCTGCAGATGGCCTACGGCAACGTGTGGACGAACACGCTGGACATCTCGGCGGGTGGCTTCTCGGTGACGCTGCCGCACGCGGTGGACGTGAAGGAGCGGCCCAGCGCGCTGCTGTACCTGCCGGATGGCTCGACGCTGGCGGGCCGGGTGCGCGTGGTGTCCCAGTTCCAGCGCGCCGACAAGCACCGCGCCTCCTTCGCCTTCATGGACCTGACCGAGCGCGAGAGCGAGCTGCTCGAGGGCTTCCTCATCGACTTCGCGCTGGAGCGGGTGGGCATCACCCCTCCGTAG